CAGCAGCAGCCTGTTCAGTGCGGGCCGGATCGTGCTGGCGACGTCGTACGCCGCCGCCCGCTTCGACGACATCGTGGTCTCCGACGGAGCCGCGCCGTCGCCGAGCGCCCCGGCCAGCCCGAGCGCGAGCCCGAGCACCCCGGCGAGCCCCAGCGCCTCGCCGAGCGCCCCGGCCAGCCCGAGCGCGTCGCCCAGCGCCCCGGCCAGCCCGAGCGCGAGCCCGAGCACCCCGCCCGGCACCACGCTGTACGTGGCGCCGGGCGGCACCGACGGCGCGTCCGGCACGCAGTCGAACCCGACCACGCTCACCTCGGCGATCACCCGGATCGCGGCGGGCGGGACGATCTACATGCGCGCCGGCACCTACAACTACTCCTCGACGGTGACCATCGCGCCGGGCAACAACGGCACCTCCAGCGCCCGCAAGAAGCTGTCCGCGTACCCCGGCGAGACGCCCGTGCTGAACTTCTCGGCGCAGGCGGAGGACCCGGCCAACCGGGGCCTGGCCGTCAACGGCAACTACTGGCACGTCTACGGCCTGATCGTGGAGCGCGCCGGGGACAACGGCATCTTCGTCGGCGGCAGCAACAACATCCTCGAGCGCACCATCACCCGCTACAACCGGGACACCGGCCTGCAGCTGTCGCGCATCGCGTCCGACACGCCCAACAGCCTGTGGCCGGCCAACAACCTGATCCTCAGCGCGGAGTCGCACGACAACGCCGACTCCGACGGTGAGGACGCGGACGGCTTCGCCGCCAAGCTGACCGTCGGCTCCGGCAACGTCTTCCGCTACTGCGTGTCCCACAACAACATCGACGACGGCTGGGACCTCTACACCAAGACCGACACCGGACCGATCGGCGCGGTGACGATCGAGGACTCCCTCGCCTACAACAACGGCACGCTGAGCAACGGCGGCCAGGCCGGCAACGGCGACCGCAACGGCTTCAAGCTGGGCGGCGAGGACATCGGCGTGAACCACCTCGTGCGCCGCACCATCGCGGTCGGCAACGGCAAGCACGGCTTCACCTACAACCGCAACAACGGCTCGATGACGATCTCGAACAACCTGAGCATCAACAACACCGAGCGCAACTTCACCTTCGAGGCCGGCTCCTCGGTCTTCCGCAACAACACGTCCTGCCGCAGCTCCAGCGGCACCAACGACAAGATCGTCGGCAACACGGACAGCACCAACCAGTGGTGGATGGGCTCCAACGGCTCCCGGTGCGCCAACTTCACCGGCAGCCTCGGCTGGTCCTTCAACTCCACCGGCGCGCTGATCGTCACCCTCGGCGGCCGCGTCGTAGTCCTGTAGCTCCGAAAGGAAGGGCACCTTCTTATCGCCTTCTGTATAGGAAGGTGCCCTTCTTAACGCTCACCGCACCGTCCCCTTCCGGCACCGTCCCTAACGGAGGAGAGATGTCGACAACGCACGGCCGACGCCTCGCGATCCTGGCCGGCACCACCGCCACCGCCCTCGCCCTGGCGGTCGGCCTCACCACGGCCGCCTCGGCGGCCACCCTGTTCACCGACGACTTCGAGGACGGCAACGCCTCGGGCTGGAGCAGCTCCGGCGGCAGCTGGTCGGTGGTCGCCGACGGCTCGCGCGCCTACCGCCAGTCCAGCACCAGCGCCGACGCGAAGTCCCTGTCCGGCTCCAGCACCTGGACCGACTACACCGTGTCGGCCCGGGTCAAGCCGATCGCCTTCGCCAACTCCAGCCGGGCCGCGGGTGTCGCCGCCCGCGCCCAGAGCACGTCCAGCTTCTACTCGCTCGTGCTGGTCGGCGCCGGCCGCGCCGAGCTGCGCCGCACCAGCGGTGGCGGGGTGACCGTGCTGGCGCAGGCCGCCACCGCCGTCAGCCCAGGCACCTGGTACACCCTCGCGCTGTCGGTCTCCGGCAGCACGGTGCGGGGGGCCGTGAACGGAACGCAGCTGGTCAGCGCCACCGATGCCACGTTCGGCACCGGCCGGATCGGGCTCGTCGGGCAGTACGCCAGCGCGTCCTTCGACGACGTGCAGGTGTTCACCGGTCCCGGGCCGGACCCGTCCGCACCCGCGTCGCCCACGGCCTCCGCGTCGGCCTCGCCGTCGCCGAGCGGCAGCCCGCCGCCTCCGCCCCCGCCGGGACAGGCCGACGGGTACGCCTCCGTCAGCGGGCAGGGGCAGAACGGCACGTACGGCGGCGCGGGCGGGCAGACCGTCACCGTCACGTCCGCGGCGCAACTGGCCGACTATGCGGGACGGGCGGAGCCGTACATCATCATGGTCTCCGGCCGGATCACGGTCAGCGACATGATCCTCGTCGTCGCGAACAAGAGCATCATCGGCGTCGGCAGCACGGCCGAGATCGTGGACGGCGGGCTGCAGCTGGGCTCGACCACGCGGCCGGGCAACAACGTGATCATCCGCAACATCACCTTCCGCAACCCGTCCGACGACTCGGTGAGCGTGCACAACGGCTCGCACCACGTATGGATCGACCACAACGAGTTCTGGCCGGGCTACGACGGCTCGGTCGACGTGAAGCGGCAGTCGAACTACGTGACCGTGTCCTGGAACGTGTTCCACGGCACGGACAAGTCGATGCTGCTCGGGCACTCGGACTCGTTCCCGGCGGACACCGGGTATCTGAAGGTGACCTACCACCACAACCTGTTCGACGGGTCCAACCAGCGGCATCCGCGGGTGCGGTTCGGCGAGCCGGTGCACGTGTACAACAACCACTACCGGAACATCGGGCTCTACGGCGTGGCGTCCACCGAGAACGCGGGCGTGGTCGTGGAGGGCAACTACTTCGAGAACACGGCGTATCCGTGCTACTCGACGAACGGGTACGCCGACAGCGCGCCCGGCCGCCTGGTCCAGCGCGCGAACGCGTTCGTCAACTCCGGCGTGTGCGAGGCGAACGGGTCGGTGCTCGAGCCGGGGACGTTCTACTCGTACACCCTGGACAGCGCGTCCACCGTCCCCGCCAAGGTCGCCGCCGGCGCCGGCGTCGGCAAGCTCTAGGAAAGGAAGGGCACCTTCTTATCGTTTTCCGTAGAGAAAGGTGCCCTTCCTAACGCGCTCGCGCGGTGGAGTGGGCCGCTCAGCAGGGTCGAGCGGCGTGGGCTGGGCTCATGATCGCGACTTCGTGCCAAGATCTGCGGTTCTGCCCAGCAAAGTGACACGAAACTGCGATCTTCAGGCGCTCAGCGGCACGTCACCACCGTCCACCCATGCGTTCGCGGCCGTCCGGCGAGCCGGAACACGGCTCGGCCAGCAGGCTGACACGTTAAGAAGGGCACCTTCTACCACGGAAAGCGATAAGAAGGTGCCCTTCCTTTCAGCTGACGGTGCAGGTGGCGCCCTGGGCGGGCGCCCCGGCCAGGCCGACCGCGAGGGTGGAGAGGGTGACGACGCCGCAGGCTCCGGCGAACAAACGGCGCCACCGGCCCGGAGGGCGGATGGCGTCACTGTGGGTAGGCACTAGGATTCTCCTGTCCGTGGAGCCGCGCGACGCGAGTCGCCGCGGTAGGGCACTGACGGGGCGGATGTGGGCGCATCCGCCCCGTCGCTACCTCGTATCGCGTGCGCGGGGTGTCAGGGATTTCCAGGCGTTTCGGCAGACATCGATGGAAGCGCTCCCACCTCTGTCAGCACGATTTAACCGCGCGGTTGCCGTCTTGTGAAGTCCCGATTTCCGGGAAAACCCTTACCGCGCAGGCGATCAGGGGCGCGCGGGCGCGGCGGTGCTGGCGCGGGCGGTGAGCTTCGGCGCGAGCAGCGTCGAGTCGGGCACGGGCACCCCGTCGAGCTTCTGCATCAGCAGCTCCACGGCATAGCGGCCGACGTCCTCGGCCGGGATCTGCACCGAGCTGAGCACGGGCGAGGAGCGCTCGGCCAGCTCGTCGGGGCAGATCGCGACCACCGACACGTCCTCGGGCACCCGGCGGTCCAGCGTGCGCAGCGCGGCCAGCACGTGCGCGACGGCCGCCTCGTTGTGCACGACCAGGCCGGTCAGCCCCGGGTGGTGGTCGAGCAGCTGGGAGAGCGAGGTCTGCACCGCCTCCGGGTGCTCCTCGAACGGCTGCGCGTACGCGGTCAGCTTCAGCCGCTTCGCGGCCTCCAGGAAGCCGTCCCGGGTGCGGTGCGCGAAGCCGGTGTCCCGGTCGTAGACCACGCGCGGCGCGCCGAGCAGCGCCACCTCCCGGTGGCCGAGTGCGGCCAGGTGCTCCACGCACACCGCGCCGGCCCGGTGGAAGTCGAGGTCGACGCAGGTCAGCC
The Catellatospora sp. IY07-71 DNA segment above includes these coding regions:
- a CDS encoding family 16 glycoside hydrolase; translation: MSTTHGRRLAILAGTTATALALAVGLTTAASAATLFTDDFEDGNASGWSSSGGSWSVVADGSRAYRQSSTSADAKSLSGSSTWTDYTVSARVKPIAFANSSRAAGVAARAQSTSSFYSLVLVGAGRAELRRTSGGGVTVLAQAATAVSPGTWYTLALSVSGSTVRGAVNGTQLVSATDATFGTGRIGLVGQYASASFDDVQVFTGPGPDPSAPASPTASASASPSPSGSPPPPPPPGQADGYASVSGQGQNGTYGGAGGQTVTVTSAAQLADYAGRAEPYIIMVSGRITVSDMILVVANKSIIGVGSTAEIVDGGLQLGSTTRPGNNVIIRNITFRNPSDDSVSVHNGSHHVWIDHNEFWPGYDGSVDVKRQSNYVTVSWNVFHGTDKSMLLGHSDSFPADTGYLKVTYHHNLFDGSNQRHPRVRFGEPVHVYNNHYRNIGLYGVASTENAGVVVEGNYFENTAYPCYSTNGYADSAPGRLVQRANAFVNSGVCEANGSVLEPGTFYSYTLDSASTVPAKVAAGAGVGKL
- a CDS encoding family 16 glycoside hydrolase; this encodes MRTPHSGRARRAGLVTAAVTALLAMVMTVLINLTGGVAMAATLFSDNFNSGTATGWSKSGGDWTVVTDGTGVFQQSKTDSELARQFAGSSSWTNYTVTARVKPTAFNGTGRYASLGARSTGSSTRYQLALLNTGRAELQVVNGSSVTVIGGTNLSVTTGTWYSLQLTVSGNTLTGWVNGAQVATGSSSLFSAGRIVLATSYAAARFDDIVVSDGAAPSPSAPASPSASPSTPASPSASPSAPASPSASPSAPASPSASPSTPPGTTLYVAPGGTDGASGTQSNPTTLTSAITRIAAGGTIYMRAGTYNYSSTVTIAPGNNGTSSARKKLSAYPGETPVLNFSAQAEDPANRGLAVNGNYWHVYGLIVERAGDNGIFVGGSNNILERTITRYNRDTGLQLSRIASDTPNSLWPANNLILSAESHDNADSDGEDADGFAAKLTVGSGNVFRYCVSHNNIDDGWDLYTKTDTGPIGAVTIEDSLAYNNGTLSNGGQAGNGDRNGFKLGGEDIGVNHLVRRTIAVGNGKHGFTYNRNNGSMTISNNLSINNTERNFTFEAGSSVFRNNTSCRSSSGTNDKIVGNTDSTNQWWMGSNGSRCANFTGSLGWSFNSTGALIVTLGGRVVVL
- a CDS encoding LacI family DNA-binding transcriptional regulator — its product is MNGRTRRSAQRDSVVTIADVARHAGVSTSTVSYVLSGKRAISASTSARVHASIRALGFHPHAGARSLASNRSSVIALVLPLRQGMHLPVLMQFATAVVTSARMHHHDVLLVTADEGPAGLRRVAAGALVDGLVLMDVEMHDPRVPTLRRLERPSVLIGLPADSAGLTCVDLDFHRAGAVCVEHLAALGHREVALLGAPRVVYDRDTGFAHRTRDGFLEAAKRLKLTAYAQPFEEHPEAVQTSLSQLLDHHPGLTGLVVHNEAAVAHVLAALRTLDRRVPEDVSVVAICPDELAERSSPVLSSVQIPAEDVGRYAVELLMQKLDGVPVPDSTLLAPKLTARASTAAPARP